In Vibrio lentus, a single genomic region encodes these proteins:
- a CDS encoding polysaccharide lyase family 7 protein, with the protein MFKKNILAVALLATVPMVTFANNGVSYPVPADKFDMHNWKITIPSDINEDGRVDEIEGVAMMSYSHSDFFHLDKDGNLVFEVQNQAITTKNSKNARSELRQMPRGADFSIDTADKGNQWALSSHPAASEYSAVGGTLEATLKVNHVSVNAKFPEKYPAHSVVVGQIHAKKHNELIKAGTGYGHGNEPLKIFYKKFPDQEMGSVFWNYERNLEKKDPNRADIAYPVWGNTWENPADPGEAGIALGEEFSYKVEVKGTMMYLTFETARHDTVKYEIDLSKGIDELDSPTGYAEDDFYYKAGAYGQCSVSDSHPVWGPGCGGTGDFAVDKKNGDYNSVTFSALKLNGK; encoded by the coding sequence ATGTTTAAGAAAAACATATTAGCAGTGGCGTTATTAGCGACTGTGCCAATGGTTACTTTCGCAAATAACGGTGTTTCTTACCCCGTACCTGCCGATAAATTCGATATGCATAATTGGAAAATAACGATTCCTTCGGATATTAATGAAGATGGTCGTGTTGATGAAATAGAAGGGGTAGCCATGATGAGCTACTCACATAGTGATTTCTTCCATCTCGATAAAGACGGCAATCTTGTATTTGAAGTGCAGAACCAAGCTATTACGACTAAGAACTCGAAAAATGCTCGCTCAGAGTTACGTCAGATGCCGCGCGGAGCCGATTTCTCGATTGATACGGCCGATAAAGGAAACCAGTGGGCATTGTCGAGCCATCCAGCAGCCAGTGAATACAGTGCGGTTGGTGGAACGCTAGAAGCGACGCTAAAAGTGAATCACGTCTCAGTTAATGCTAAGTTCCCAGAAAAATACCCAGCGCATTCTGTTGTGGTTGGTCAGATTCATGCTAAAAAACACAACGAGCTAATCAAAGCTGGAACCGGTTATGGGCATGGTAATGAACCACTGAAGATCTTCTATAAGAAGTTTCCTGACCAAGAAATGGGTTCAGTATTCTGGAACTATGAACGTAACCTAGAGAAAAAAGATCCTAACCGTGCCGATATTGCTTACCCAGTATGGGGCAATACTTGGGAAAACCCAGCAGATCCGGGTGAAGCGGGGATAGCGTTAGGTGAAGAGTTCAGTTACAAAGTGGAAGTGAAAGGCACCATGATGTACCTGACATTTGAAACGGCTCGCCACGATACAGTTAAGTATGAAATCGACCTGAGTAAGGGCATCGATGAACTTGATTCACCTACGGGTTATGCGGAAGATGACTTCTACTACAAAGCTGGCGCATACGGCCAATGTAGCGTGAGTGATTCTCACCCTGTATGGGGGCCTGGTTGTGGCGGTACTGGCGATTTCGCTGTCGATAAAAAGAATGGCGATTACAACAGTGTGACTTTCTCAGCACTTAAGCTGAATGGAAAATAG
- a CDS encoding SDR family NAD(P)-dependent oxidoreductase, which produces MFNDLKGKRILITGSTAGMGLATARIFAKYGAKIGINSRAFSPKVDEVLTELTALGGDVAFFPANLMDTLECERLVNEFTEHFGGMDVLINNAGGLGGRANLEDIDDEFYERVMDLNVRSALMTTKFSIPHLRASAAESGQTSCVISTGSIAAREGGGVGAGIYAASKAWLHDIHRNWVKEFAKDNIRFNIVSPGTIDTAFHDGKSDELKSNIANNIPMGRFGSIEEVAPTFAFFASHACSGYITGQILDVNGGQIAP; this is translated from the coding sequence ATGTTTAACGATTTAAAAGGCAAACGCATTCTAATTACTGGCTCTACTGCTGGTATGGGCTTAGCTACCGCACGTATTTTTGCAAAGTACGGCGCAAAGATCGGCATCAATAGTCGTGCTTTCAGCCCAAAAGTGGATGAGGTTCTAACAGAACTGACTGCACTTGGCGGCGATGTTGCGTTTTTCCCAGCAAACCTAATGGACACATTAGAGTGCGAAAGATTAGTTAATGAGTTCACCGAACATTTTGGTGGTATGGATGTGTTGATCAACAACGCAGGTGGCTTAGGCGGGCGTGCAAATCTCGAAGACATCGATGACGAGTTTTATGAGCGAGTCATGGATCTAAACGTTCGCTCTGCATTGATGACAACCAAGTTCTCTATTCCCCACTTACGCGCCTCAGCGGCTGAGTCAGGTCAAACATCGTGTGTTATCAGCACGGGTTCTATTGCCGCTCGCGAAGGTGGTGGTGTGGGTGCTGGTATCTATGCCGCATCAAAAGCGTGGTTACACGATATTCACCGTAACTGGGTGAAAGAGTTTGCGAAAGACAATATCCGTTTCAACATTGTTTCTCCTGGCACGATCGACACTGCATTTCACGATGGTAAAAGCGACGAGCTGAAATCAAACATTGCTAACAACATCCCAATGGGACGCTTTGGCAGCATCGAAGAAGTCGCCCCTACTTTTGCTTTCTTTGCATCGCACGCTTGTAGCGGCTACATCACAGGACAAATCCTAGATGTTAACGGCGGACAAATAGCGCCTTAG
- a CDS encoding oligogalacturonate-specific porin KdgM family protein, with the protein MNKTKIVIAVASVLAAGSVSAASFDMRHEYKSHTDQHATRVKLGDSIGNFLVDIEAKFKGEDGKFMEDLKNNGWELGLNYRHVLNDNWTMTYGMPIEGRESGVTYKPQVRATYKVDSVDGLSLSARYRYDMRQNTSSSEYQFDSNGDVIVDSDGVPITVDQNVSNQRRHRLTANVNYSMENWRFGLEGNYYKADGYDIYDNDDTNYELNASIRHMMGQWAPYVEFGDVSTSSTKATRELRSRVGLTYSF; encoded by the coding sequence ATGAATAAAACTAAAATTGTGATTGCTGTGGCATCTGTACTCGCTGCTGGCTCTGTATCTGCTGCGTCTTTCGATATGAGACACGAATACAAGAGTCATACAGATCAACACGCTACTCGTGTAAAACTTGGCGATAGCATTGGCAACTTCCTTGTAGATATCGAAGCGAAATTCAAGGGAGAAGACGGTAAATTCATGGAAGATTTGAAGAACAATGGTTGGGAGCTTGGTCTAAATTACCGTCATGTACTAAACGATAACTGGACAATGACTTACGGTATGCCAATTGAAGGTCGTGAATCTGGCGTTACATACAAACCTCAAGTTCGTGCAACATACAAAGTGGATAGCGTTGATGGCCTAAGCCTAAGTGCTCGTTACCGTTACGATATGAGACAGAATACGAGCAGCTCAGAGTACCAGTTCGATAGTAATGGCGATGTTATCGTTGATAGTGATGGTGTTCCAATTACGGTCGATCAGAATGTTTCTAACCAACGCCGCCACCGTCTAACGGCAAACGTTAACTACTCAATGGAAAACTGGCGCTTTGGTCTAGAAGGTAACTACTACAAAGCGGATGGATATGACATCTACGACAACGACGATACCAACTACGAGTTGAACGCTAGTATTCGCCACATGATGGGTCAATGGGCACCGTATGTAGAATTTGGTGATGTGAGCACTTCATCAACAAAAGCAACTCGTGAACTACGTAGCCGTGTTGGTCTAACTTACAGCTTCTAA
- a CDS encoding FadR/GntR family transcriptional regulator: protein MAGHFNSISGSKRSLHVQVAREIARGILSGNLPQGSIIPGEMALCEQFGISRTALREAVKLLTSKGLLESRPKIGTRVVDRAYWNFLDPQLIEWMDGLADTDQFCHQFLGLRRAIEPEACALAATFATADQRIELSEIFQKMVEISSEETLDKERWLDIDMKFHSLIFNATGNDFYLPFGNILTIMFVNFISHSSEEGSTCINEHRAIYEAIMAGNSDKARQASASHLLETNHRLPIAS, encoded by the coding sequence ATGGCTGGTCATTTCAATTCTATTTCAGGCTCTAAGCGAAGCCTTCATGTGCAAGTCGCACGTGAAATCGCTCGTGGTATTTTGTCGGGCAATTTGCCTCAAGGTTCTATTATCCCTGGTGAAATGGCTCTGTGTGAGCAATTTGGTATCAGTAGAACAGCATTAAGAGAAGCGGTTAAGCTTCTGACCTCAAAAGGCCTATTAGAATCTCGCCCTAAGATTGGTACTCGTGTTGTCGACCGTGCATACTGGAACTTCTTAGATCCACAGCTTATCGAATGGATGGACGGACTTGCGGATACAGACCAATTCTGTCACCAGTTTTTAGGTTTACGTCGTGCTATTGAGCCTGAAGCTTGCGCATTGGCTGCTACATTTGCCACTGCGGATCAACGAATTGAATTATCAGAAATTTTCCAAAAGATGGTAGAGATATCTAGCGAAGAGACTCTTGATAAAGAGCGTTGGTTAGATATTGATATGAAGTTCCATAGCTTGATTTTCAACGCAACGGGTAACGATTTCTACCTACCGTTCGGTAATATTTTAACGATCATGTTTGTTAACTTTATTTCTCACTCTTCGGAAGAGGGAAGTACATGCATTAACGAGCATCGCGCTATTTACGAAGCGATTATGGCTGGAAATAGTGACAAAGCACGTCAAGCATCAGCAAGTCATCTATTAGAAACAAATCATAGATTACCAATTGCTAGTTAA
- a CDS encoding 3'-5' exonuclease, whose amino-acid sequence MKSFLNYFHPLERIKRKRKQYLNTVKLPEALHDLVEQPCPEMTDLAKDSDYIVLDLETTGLDSEQDLILSMGWVDVVKGRIDLASAKHIYLNNDSQINAETAVINHITPQMLEEGASIHDAMLTFFEAAKGKIIVAHACVVEEKFISQYLLRCYGLRQLPLLWLDTLCIEKSMEKAISNHEEVDLTLAGTRERYGLPEYNSHNALADAVSTAELLLAQQKRVVPNDEVTLSFLYRISH is encoded by the coding sequence ATGAAATCGTTTTTAAATTACTTTCATCCGCTTGAGCGAATTAAACGTAAGCGTAAGCAGTATTTGAATACGGTTAAATTGCCAGAAGCGTTACACGATCTTGTTGAACAACCTTGCCCTGAAATGACGGACTTGGCCAAAGACAGCGACTATATCGTGTTGGATCTTGAGACCACGGGCTTAGACAGCGAACAAGATCTGATCTTGTCCATGGGTTGGGTCGATGTGGTCAAGGGGCGAATAGACTTAGCGTCGGCCAAGCATATTTATCTCAATAACGATTCGCAGATTAACGCTGAAACCGCGGTTATCAATCACATCACACCTCAAATGCTGGAAGAGGGCGCTTCAATTCATGATGCGATGCTGACGTTTTTTGAAGCCGCAAAAGGTAAGATCATTGTCGCGCATGCTTGTGTGGTTGAAGAGAAGTTCATTAGCCAGTATCTATTGAGATGCTATGGCTTAAGACAGCTGCCTTTACTTTGGTTAGATACACTGTGTATTGAGAAGAGCATGGAGAAAGCGATCAGCAATCATGAAGAAGTCGACTTAACCTTGGCTGGAACTCGCGAAAGGTACGGGCTTCCTGAATACAACAGCCACAATGCATTGGCCGATGCCGTCTCAACAGCAGAATTGCTGTTAGCTCAGCAGAAGCGAGTGGTCCCTAATGATGAAGTGACACTTTCATTTCTATATCGAATTAGTCACTAG
- a CDS encoding MATE family efflux transporter produces MQSMLMIDTLLVSPLGEIPLAAMGIATTIIAFVLGIQMALANGTQLVLSRAVGSGVTSSLSKAFWAGLFINFGVAAIFWLLLTFFEQPLIQALTDDKTLHLEISHYLDISKYLVIFTALTQVIIALFNGLGRTKVPFKGYLIELPINAVLSYVLIHGFTNFEGVGVQGAALGSVIAITIRLVYLILCVHYDSSVSLKLDTEKSEFITNIHRHFIEIFPVAANVTMLSIGATIYQLLYSQLNINAYVAITLVMPWIRAGTQFITAWAHSSAITISQAIGSKKMGDLTKNVDTSIDVAVGISVVCAVLFAGLSLVIGDVYPDLDPSTYQALSVIAPLYIFLPIVRGYNTVHGHVLRALGKTTDVFKINFTGQWVVSIPLCALIIFGLDGSIFWAFAIQPFEEIVKAFPFRHLARKSLKEFDANKADELMYD; encoded by the coding sequence ATGCAGTCGATGTTAATGATCGACACGCTATTGGTTTCTCCGCTCGGTGAAATTCCTCTTGCTGCCATGGGGATTGCTACGACCATCATCGCGTTTGTGTTGGGTATTCAAATGGCGCTGGCGAATGGTACGCAACTGGTTCTCAGTCGTGCGGTTGGTTCTGGTGTCACCTCTTCGTTATCCAAAGCATTTTGGGCAGGATTGTTCATCAACTTTGGCGTTGCAGCAATATTCTGGCTTCTACTTACCTTTTTTGAACAACCTTTAATTCAAGCCTTAACCGACGACAAAACTCTTCACCTTGAGATCAGCCACTATCTGGATATTTCAAAATATCTGGTGATTTTCACTGCATTAACGCAAGTTATCATCGCGTTATTTAACGGATTAGGAAGAACCAAAGTTCCGTTTAAAGGCTATTTGATCGAACTGCCGATCAACGCTGTGCTCTCTTATGTGCTTATTCACGGCTTCACAAACTTTGAAGGGGTTGGCGTACAAGGTGCCGCGCTCGGCAGCGTTATCGCTATCACTATTCGTCTTGTGTATTTGATTCTGTGTGTTCACTACGACTCATCTGTTTCACTAAAATTGGATACGGAAAAGTCAGAATTCATCACCAACATTCATCGCCACTTCATTGAGATATTCCCTGTCGCTGCGAATGTGACCATGCTTTCGATTGGTGCCACGATTTACCAATTGCTGTACTCGCAACTCAACATCAATGCCTACGTAGCGATTACCTTGGTGATGCCATGGATACGTGCAGGCACTCAATTTATTACCGCTTGGGCTCACTCTTCCGCGATTACGATCAGCCAAGCGATCGGTTCTAAGAAAATGGGTGACCTGACTAAGAACGTTGATACCAGTATTGATGTTGCAGTCGGTATATCTGTTGTTTGTGCGGTGTTGTTTGCAGGCTTAAGTTTGGTGATTGGCGATGTGTATCCAGACTTAGATCCTTCTACCTATCAAGCCTTGTCTGTTATTGCCCCACTCTACATCTTCTTGCCGATCGTTCGTGGCTACAACACCGTTCACGGACACGTATTAAGAGCACTAGGCAAAACAACTGACGTATTCAAAATCAACTTTACGGGTCAATGGGTCGTTTCAATCCCGCTTTGCGCATTGATCATCTTTGGTTTAGACGGTTCTATCTTTTGGGCATTTGCTATCCAACCATTCGAAGAGATAGTCAAAGCGTTCCCATTCCGACATCTAGCACGTAAGTCTTTAAAAGAGTTTGATGCAAACAAAGCCGACGAGCTGATGTATGACTAA
- a CDS encoding oligogalacturonate-specific porin KdgM family protein, with translation MNSVTKIAAIVATTLLAGTATGATLDYRAEHKHEDDKYAHRIKIGGSTKIADETKLYFSVEQKFAPNAEGDIYNQLERGDSEFDWGVRYALDEKWYLQPGMPITFGDEKMTLKPQFRVGYKADFGLTTALRYRHEFQNYTDSSSSSLTKVNGDKIALAGETVQQGKFTLTGAYKFQDEDLKNLQLSYEANYVKSYEDQVKANGEDWEWDLGVKIGYKFDNLRPYVEFWTSDYGSAEENERQLKTRVGVTYSF, from the coding sequence ATGAACTCTGTTACAAAAATTGCTGCAATTGTTGCTACAACTCTTCTTGCAGGCACAGCGACTGGCGCAACTCTTGATTACCGTGCAGAACATAAGCATGAAGACGATAAATACGCGCATCGTATTAAAATTGGCGGAAGTACGAAAATAGCAGACGAGACAAAGCTATATTTTAGCGTTGAACAAAAGTTCGCTCCAAATGCAGAAGGCGATATATATAACCAATTGGAACGCGGAGATTCTGAATTTGATTGGGGGGTTCGTTATGCGCTAGATGAAAAATGGTATTTGCAGCCAGGTATGCCTATTACGTTCGGCGATGAAAAAATGACACTTAAACCACAGTTTCGTGTTGGGTATAAAGCCGACTTCGGCCTAACAACGGCTCTCCGCTACCGTCATGAATTCCAAAACTACACAGACAGTTCAAGCAGTTCTCTCACAAAAGTTAACGGCGACAAAATAGCATTAGCTGGTGAGACTGTTCAGCAAGGTAAATTTACATTGACTGGCGCTTATAAATTCCAAGACGAAGATTTGAAAAACCTTCAATTAAGTTATGAGGCGAACTACGTCAAAAGCTACGAAGATCAAGTCAAAGCGAATGGTGAAGATTGGGAATGGGATTTAGGTGTAAAAATCGGCTATAAATTCGATAACCTAAGACCTTATGTTGAATTTTGGACATCAGATTACGGCTCAGCGGAAGAGAATGAACGTCAGTTAAAAACACGCGTTGGTGTTACATACTCATTTTAA
- a CDS encoding FadR/GntR family transcriptional regulator codes for MSIFTLVEDSSRRIHVQVARQIARKILSGELEENQKLPSEMELCEIFGVSRTALRESTKLLSAKGLIESKPKVGTRIKPRTQWHFLDPQLLYWIQDLEDTKPFLSQFLGLRKAIDPEACALAASNATVEQRKELSILFQKMTIAANGFDYEEWTTNDHLFHQTIFLSTGNQFYIPFANILSTIFKQFIDHSAEGGRFCLEEHKAIYDAIMSGNANQARIASQALLDDENQKLSRVELAIA; via the coding sequence ATGTCAATATTTACATTGGTGGAAGATTCAAGCCGCCGAATTCATGTTCAAGTCGCGAGACAAATTGCTCGTAAAATCTTGTCTGGCGAGTTAGAAGAAAATCAGAAATTACCCAGTGAAATGGAGTTGTGCGAGATCTTTGGAGTCAGCAGAACTGCCCTTCGAGAATCGACTAAGCTGCTTTCAGCAAAAGGGTTGATTGAATCCAAGCCTAAAGTGGGCACTCGCATCAAGCCAAGAACGCAATGGCACTTTTTAGATCCTCAATTACTGTATTGGATTCAAGACTTAGAAGACACCAAGCCCTTCTTATCTCAATTTTTAGGGTTAAGAAAAGCGATTGATCCAGAAGCGTGTGCGCTTGCGGCATCCAACGCTACGGTAGAGCAACGCAAAGAGCTTTCGATTCTTTTCCAAAAGATGACCATCGCGGCAAACGGCTTTGATTATGAAGAGTGGACAACGAACGATCACCTGTTTCACCAAACAATTTTTCTATCGACGGGTAACCAATTTTATATTCCGTTCGCGAACATTCTCTCGACAATCTTCAAGCAGTTTATCGACCATTCAGCCGAAGGCGGCCGCTTCTGTTTAGAAGAGCACAAAGCGATATACGATGCGATTATGTCAGGCAATGCAAATCAGGCTCGAATCGCCTCTCAAGCTTTACTTGATGATGAAAACCAAAAGCTGTCTAGAGTTGAACTGGCCATCGCATAA
- a CDS encoding DUF294 nucleotidyltransferase-like domain-containing protein yields MPQSLLPNILQFIGQIDPFDKIPKQALRELASNVQITYLGKGDVVDLCESGKEKSLYIIRTGSMEQRKSDGVLRARLGSEDLFGFTFLDSEVNDEKGYRAIAIENTLLYVIPHSALQALFKAFPSCAEHFASQAQVRLKSALDVVWSNKEKGLFIRKVEEVASGQVAIVKAEQTIQSVAVEMLHQRSPCAVIYEGETIVGLITDRDMTKRVIAHGVSTDNLISEVMTHSPLTVKPDDLVLHAASIMMQFNIRNLPVVKENKVVGLLTTSHLVQNHRVQAIFLIEKIKYAGSVKTMSSFTSERQAIFEALVEGKVAPETVGKVMTMIMDAYTRRLIQIAIDKLGPPPCDFSWIVAGSHARNEVHMLSDQDSAIVLADDATDSDRIYFKHLAMMVTNGLASCDYPLCPGKFMAATPKWCQPLGVWKHYYKKWVANPEYERLLNISVFLEIRTIYGNSEFEGILRDELHSNIRGNREFLSTLVKDAVNTNPPLGIFNSLVLEKSGENKKTLNVKKYAINLIIDLARIYGLAVECDLSATDERFAAANEKGMLSDDAFKNILGAYQFILSFRFGHQLEALKNGEVPDNNINPDSFGSFERKHLKDAFRIIADLQEAAKIRFGAR; encoded by the coding sequence ATGCCTCAGTCTCTTTTGCCAAATATTCTTCAATTTATCGGTCAGATAGACCCTTTCGATAAGATCCCTAAACAAGCGCTTCGTGAACTTGCCTCTAATGTTCAGATCACTTATCTCGGCAAAGGGGATGTGGTTGATTTGTGTGAGTCGGGTAAAGAAAAGTCGCTCTACATCATTCGGACCGGTTCTATGGAACAAAGAAAGTCGGATGGTGTACTTCGTGCGCGTTTGGGTAGTGAAGATTTGTTCGGCTTTACGTTCTTAGACTCTGAAGTCAACGATGAGAAAGGCTATCGAGCGATCGCAATCGAAAACACCTTACTTTATGTGATTCCACACTCGGCACTTCAAGCGCTGTTCAAAGCATTTCCAAGCTGCGCAGAACACTTTGCGTCGCAGGCTCAGGTTCGTTTGAAGTCAGCATTGGACGTGGTGTGGTCAAATAAAGAGAAAGGCTTATTCATTCGTAAGGTTGAAGAAGTGGCAAGCGGGCAGGTAGCCATCGTTAAGGCTGAACAAACTATCCAATCGGTCGCGGTTGAAATGCTGCATCAACGCTCACCTTGTGCGGTGATTTATGAAGGTGAAACGATTGTTGGCTTGATCACCGATCGCGATATGACCAAGCGAGTGATTGCTCATGGTGTCAGTACCGATAACCTGATCTCCGAGGTGATGACGCATTCTCCACTGACGGTTAAACCGGACGATCTTGTGTTACATGCCGCGTCTATCATGATGCAATTCAACATCCGCAACTTGCCTGTTGTGAAAGAGAACAAAGTTGTTGGCTTGCTGACTACGTCTCACTTGGTTCAAAACCACCGTGTTCAAGCGATCTTCTTAATCGAGAAAATCAAATATGCGGGCAGCGTAAAAACCATGTCTTCATTTACTTCAGAACGACAAGCCATTTTTGAAGCGCTGGTGGAAGGTAAGGTTGCACCTGAAACGGTCGGTAAGGTAATGACCATGATTATGGACGCTTACACACGCCGATTGATTCAGATAGCGATTGATAAATTAGGCCCACCACCTTGTGATTTTTCTTGGATTGTTGCGGGCTCGCACGCTCGTAATGAAGTCCATATGTTGTCGGATCAAGACAGTGCGATTGTACTGGCTGACGATGCAACCGATAGCGACCGAATTTACTTTAAACACCTTGCGATGATGGTAACGAACGGATTAGCGAGCTGTGATTACCCACTGTGTCCGGGTAAATTCATGGCGGCGACACCAAAATGGTGCCAGCCACTCGGTGTTTGGAAGCACTACTATAAAAAGTGGGTCGCAAACCCTGAGTACGAACGCTTACTTAATATCAGTGTGTTCCTAGAGATTCGTACTATCTATGGCAACAGTGAGTTTGAAGGCATTCTTCGTGATGAGCTGCATTCCAATATTCGCGGTAACCGTGAGTTCTTAAGCACTCTAGTGAAAGATGCGGTGAACACCAATCCGCCATTGGGCATCTTCAATAGTTTGGTATTAGAGAAGTCAGGTGAGAATAAGAAAACGTTGAACGTGAAGAAGTACGCCATTAACTTGATTATCGATCTTGCACGTATTTACGGATTAGCGGTGGAATGTGATTTGTCGGCAACCGATGAACGCTTTGCCGCAGCCAATGAAAAAGGCATGTTGAGTGATGACGCGTTCAAGAACATCCTTGGTGCGTATCAGTTCATTCTGTCTTTCCGTTTCGGTCATCAGTTAGAAGCCTTGAAGAACGGTGAAGTACCAGATAACAACATCAACCCAGACAGTTTTGGTAGCTTTGAACGTAAGCACTTGAAAGATGCCTTTAGGATCATTGCCGATCTTCAAGAAGCAGCGAAAATCCGTTTCGGAGCGCGCTAA